One region of Lytechinus pictus isolate F3 Inbred chromosome 8, Lp3.0, whole genome shotgun sequence genomic DNA includes:
- the LOC129266291 gene encoding BOS complex subunit TMEM147-like: MRSYKMTLFHFGNCVALAYIPYFIVYKCSGLSEYSAFWKCVQAGTAYLFTQLCKMMILATFFPTSEGGVNHLDIMGEFMKSTVDLGDLIGFYFILNSISAKGELKFLVAGVGWATAELIMTRVVPMWVGARGTEFDWKYIQLSLESNVNLVQHISTAALVWLWSRHDLNKSVQPIVVTLLALSSYKPLVIEILIHAAGLGSWTLLVAKSLFTFSVGFVALQLYVGLQGTANHYTK, from the exons ATGAGATCGTACAAAATGACACTTTTTCATTTTGGAAATTGTGTGGCTCTTGCCTATATTCCATACTTCATAGTCTACAAGTGTTCTGGATT GTCAGAATACAGTGCATTCTGGAAATGTGTTCAAGCGGGGACAGCGTACCTCTTCACTCAGCTATGCAAG ATGATGATCTTAGCAACATTCTTCCCTACGTCAGAAGGTGGAGTCAACCATTTAGACATCATGGGG GAATTTATGAAATCAACGGTTGACCTTGGGGACCTGATAGGGTTCTACTTCATCCTGAACAGCATCTCGGCGAAGGGAGAGCTGAAGTTCTTGGTAGCGGGAGTTGGATGGGCCACTGCGGAGCTTATCATGACGAGGGTCGTTCCTATGTGGGTCGGAGCTAGGGGAACCGAGTTTGACTGGAAGTATATACAACTCAGCCTGGAATCTAATGTCAATCTG GTGCAGCACATATCGACAGCCGCTTTAGTATGGCTTTGGAGTCGGCATGATTTAAACAAGTCTGTACAGCCGATTGTAGTGACGTTACTGGCCCTAAGTTCCTACAAGCCTCTCGTTATTGA AATTTTGATCCATGCTGCGGGGCTTGGCTCGTGGACCCTCCTCGTTGCGAAGTCACTCTTTACATTCAGTGTTGGTTTTGTAGCATTACAGCTCTACGTGGGACTACAAGGAACAGCAAATCATTATACTAAATAA